Proteins from a genomic interval of Geitlerinema sp. PCC 9228:
- the murQ gene encoding N-acetylmuramic acid 6-phosphate etherase translates to MKDRGYLLTEQANANSGNLDRLSPLALVDLFVREDSHTVAAIAEARESLADAINITSEALCQGGRLFYVGAGTSGRLGVLDAVECPPTFCTPPEMVQGILAGGEAALVRSSEDLEDRYEDGAAAIYERKVGGRDVVAGITAGGTTPYVLGALQAAQQAGASTIFMTCVPAEQASSPADIDIRLLVGPEIVAGSTRLKAGTVTKMALNILSTGVMVRLGKVYGNRMVDVAATNEKLRDRALRILMDLTDLDRSQAGELLASSNNSVKLALLRHWKGISLQTAQTLLQQHRGHLRQALQAENKT, encoded by the coding sequence GTGAAAGACCGGGGATATCTGCTGACCGAACAAGCCAATGCCAATAGTGGGAATTTGGATCGACTGTCTCCTTTGGCGTTGGTGGATTTGTTCGTCCGCGAAGATAGCCATACCGTAGCCGCGATCGCCGAGGCGCGGGAATCCTTGGCTGATGCCATCAATATCACTAGTGAGGCCCTTTGTCAAGGGGGACGTTTGTTTTATGTGGGGGCCGGAACCAGCGGTCGATTAGGCGTTTTGGATGCGGTAGAATGTCCGCCGACCTTTTGTACGCCACCCGAGATGGTCCAGGGAATTCTTGCTGGCGGCGAAGCAGCGTTGGTACGCAGTTCGGAAGATTTGGAAGACCGCTACGAAGACGGCGCGGCGGCTATTTACGAACGGAAGGTCGGCGGTCGGGATGTGGTCGCTGGGATTACCGCTGGCGGAACGACTCCCTACGTGTTGGGGGCCTTGCAAGCGGCGCAACAAGCCGGCGCTAGTACCATTTTTATGACTTGCGTGCCGGCAGAACAAGCCAGCAGTCCCGCCGATATTGACATTCGCCTGCTGGTGGGTCCGGAAATTGTGGCTGGGTCTACTCGTTTGAAAGCAGGAACCGTTACCAAAATGGCTTTGAATATTTTATCCACTGGGGTGATGGTGCGTTTGGGAAAAGTTTACGGCAATCGCATGGTGGATGTGGCCGCCACCAACGAGAAACTCCGCGATCGCGCCTTGCGAATTTTAATGGATTTAACGGATTTGGACCGTTCGCAAGCTGGTGAGTTGCTAGCCAGTAGCAACAACTCGGTGAAACTGGCGTTGCTGCGCCATTGGAAAGGCATCTCTCTACAAACGGCGCAAACCCTGCTGCAACAGCATCGAGGACACCTACGGCAGGCGTTGCAAGCCGAAAACAAAACTTAA
- a CDS encoding site-2 protease family protein: MDIATQNWTTLAILLAAIGILVWGFRRSQPYGRVGILAWLQSVTLMAPWLLFFGLLAFGIALNIATILLIFLLCTGIYIILGRQIRQMRNSQQSQPPQQTPTSDWRRSEDSPATSESGPDEGSFRAPPAEPTSQPQPTGIPSEDLREIQGLFGIDTFFATETIPYQEGAIFRGNLRSDAETAYQQLSASLQEQMGDRYRLFLVNDREDKPVAIVLPSKNDPQPLSTGQKVLAAVLWLATLGTSVEAFGFLMGFDVFQNPNRLNEVWPLAVGLWLILGVHELFHQIIAKRRGVRMSFPFFIPTWQLGSFGALNRFTSLLPSRQVLFDVAFAGPVAGGVTSLAMLILGFFLSREGSWFQIPSEFFQGSILVGTIAKVTLGSTLQQAVVDIHPLVPIGWLGLVITALNLLPAGQLDGGRIVQAIYGRKIANRTTVATLLFLGVASFFNVLALYWAILILLLQRNLERPCQNDLSEPNDASAALTLLVLFLALATLLPLSPSVAGRLGIGGI, translated from the coding sequence ATGGATATTGCAACGCAAAATTGGACGACACTAGCCATTTTGCTGGCAGCCATTGGTATTTTGGTTTGGGGATTTCGGCGATCGCAACCTTACGGCCGTGTGGGAATTCTGGCTTGGTTGCAATCGGTAACTCTGATGGCCCCTTGGCTGCTGTTTTTCGGATTGCTGGCATTTGGGATTGCGCTCAATATTGCCACCATTTTATTAATATTTCTCCTGTGTACTGGCATTTATATCATCCTGGGAAGGCAAATTCGGCAAATGCGCAACAGCCAGCAGTCGCAACCTCCCCAGCAAACGCCAACCAGCGATTGGCGGCGTTCGGAGGATTCCCCCGCTACGTCCGAATCCGGTCCCGATGAAGGGAGTTTTCGCGCGCCGCCAGCCGAACCTACCTCCCAACCACAACCCACTGGCATTCCCAGCGAGGATTTGCGGGAGATCCAGGGACTTTTTGGCATCGATACCTTTTTTGCCACCGAAACCATTCCCTACCAAGAAGGCGCTATCTTCCGGGGAAATTTGCGTAGCGATGCGGAAACGGCCTACCAACAGCTGTCCGCTAGCTTGCAGGAACAGATGGGCGATCGCTATCGTTTGTTCCTGGTGAACGACCGAGAAGACAAACCCGTGGCTATCGTTCTTCCCAGCAAAAACGACCCCCAACCCCTCAGTACCGGTCAAAAAGTTTTGGCAGCGGTTTTATGGCTAGCTACTTTGGGGACCAGTGTGGAAGCCTTTGGCTTTCTCATGGGGTTTGATGTTTTCCAAAATCCCAATCGCCTGAACGAAGTTTGGCCCCTAGCGGTTGGTTTGTGGTTGATTTTAGGCGTTCACGAACTCTTCCACCAAATTATCGCCAAACGTCGCGGCGTCCGCATGAGTTTTCCCTTTTTCATTCCCACGTGGCAATTGGGGTCCTTTGGCGCTTTAAATCGCTTCACTTCTTTGCTTCCCAGCCGTCAAGTTTTGTTTGATGTGGCGTTTGCTGGTCCGGTGGCTGGTGGCGTTACTTCTCTAGCCATGCTAATTCTCGGCTTTTTTCTGTCTCGGGAGGGGAGTTGGTTTCAAATTCCTTCCGAGTTTTTCCAGGGGTCGATTTTGGTGGGAACCATTGCCAAGGTGACTTTGGGTTCGACGTTGCAGCAGGCGGTGGTAGACATTCATCCTTTGGTTCCCATTGGTTGGTTGGGATTGGTGATTACGGCGTTGAACTTGCTACCTGCCGGTCAGCTAGATGGTGGTAGAATTGTCCAAGCTATTTACGGACGCAAAATTGCCAACCGAACCACCGTTGCTACTTTGCTGTTTCTCGGGGTCGCTTCCTTTTTCAATGTTTTGGCTTTGTACTGGGCCATTTTGATTTTGCTGCTGCAGCGCAATTTGGAACGTCCCTGTCAAAACGACCTTTCCGAACCCAACGATGCCAGCGCCGCTTTGACGCTTTTGGTGTTGTTTTTGGCTTTGGCTACCCTGCTGCCGCTATCTCCTTCGGTGGCCGGTCGTTTGGGGATTGGCGGAATTTGA
- a CDS encoding DUF3110 domain-containing protein, producing MRVYVLLFNARTENEGIHTLKDMNSQRNKVLMFESEEDATRYGGMLEAQDFPNPTVEEIDDEEVKEFCRSSGCDWELVPKGSLALPPEANVEQTDWDEEGSQSPESAESPESPQNETPEREKTDMSPEELEQARRRLEGLL from the coding sequence ATGCGAGTATATGTTCTGCTCTTTAACGCACGTACTGAGAATGAAGGGATCCATACCCTCAAGGATATGAACTCCCAGCGCAACAAGGTGTTGATGTTTGAATCCGAGGAGGATGCGACCCGCTACGGAGGGATGCTGGAAGCTCAGGACTTTCCCAATCCTACTGTAGAAGAAATCGACGATGAGGAAGTGAAGGAATTTTGTCGCAGCAGTGGTTGCGACTGGGAGTTGGTTCCCAAAGGTTCCCTGGCTTTGCCTCCGGAAGCCAATGTAGAACAGACAGATTGGGATGAAGAGGGTTCTCAATCACCAGAGTCGGCTGAGTCGCCGGAGTCACCTCAAAACGAAACACCGGAACGTGAAAAAACGGATATGTCTCCCGAGGAACTAGAACAGGCGCGCCGCCGTCTGGAGGGTTTGCTGTGA